A segment of the Fibrobacter succinogenes subsp. succinogenes S85 genome:
ACCCGGGTTCTAGCCAGTACTTCCTTTCCCTCGACGATAACCTGATGCGTATTTTCGGTGGCGACAACGTCAAGAACCTCATGAACCGTTTTGGTGTGGGCGAAGACGAAGTGATTACCCACCCGATCGTCTCCCGCTCTATCCGTGGTGCTCAGCGCCGCGTCGAAAGCCAGAGCTTCGATATCCGTAAGCACTTGCTCGACTACGATAACGTGATGAACGAACAGCGCAAGGTGATTTACGGGCTCCGCCGCCGCATCTTGAACGGTGAAGATATCCGTGACGAAATCATGAACCGCATCGAAGACGCTTGCGATATCAAGGTTTCCAACTACATCCCGGCAAAGAGCTACGCGGAACAGTGGAACCTCGAAGGCTTGCATGAAGACTTGCAGCGCACGCTCGGCATGGAATACAGCCTCACGCTTGATGATGCTGTTTCGAAGACGCCGGAACAGGTGCTCGAAGAAATCATCAACCTCTGCAAGGTGCGTTACGACAAGCTCACGAAGATTATTCCGGATGCCGACTTCCGCAATATCGAACGTCGCTTCCTTCTCATGACGATTGACCAGGTGTGGAAGGAACACTTGTATGCTATGGACCAGCTGAAGGATGCTATCCGCTTCCACGGATACGCCCAGAAGGATCCGCTGATGGTCTATAAGAACGACGGCTTCAAGATGTTTGAAAGCTGCATGGAAAAGATTGCAACGCTTACGGCTCTCCGCATTTTGAACATCCGCATCACGCTCCCGAACGGTGTGACGGTCTCTCCGGACCAGCTCCAGCTCAAGAGCCAGGAACAGATTGATGCCGAACGCAAGGCTGCTGAAGAAGCCGCCGCTGCCGCAGGTAACGCTGGCGAAGTCAATGCTTCCGAATCCGCTGATGCACAGCCGTCTCAGGAATCTGCTGAACAGCTGAGTGCCGAAGGCGCAAAGGCCGCAGGTCTTGCCGGTCAGGCAGCTTCGTCCGAGACGAACGCCCTTTCCGAAGATCAGCAGGCTCAGCCGATGCCGCAGAGCGCACTCCCGGGCACTCGCCCGAACCGTGCTGCTGCTAATGCCGCCCTTGCTGCCGCTGTGAAGCGTGCTCAGCAGCAGGCTGGTGCAAAGCTCGGCCGCAATGATCTTTGCTGGTGCGGTTCTGGCCTCAAGTACAAGAAGTGCCACGGCAAGGACGTCGAATAATTCGGCCAAGAATCGCGAGCACTCTCGCACAAAACGTAATTGAAAAATCCTTGGCTTCCCCGCCGAGGATTTTTTATTTATGTTGTCATGCCCGACTTGGTCGGGCATCTCCTTTTTAAAGCGTGCGGACCACCCAAAAATTTTTGCATATTTGTTCTTATGAAAACTGCGAAGAAATTTTTCAGCCTTGAAGGCATTGACGGTTCCGGAAAGTCCACACAAATCGACATGCTTGTCCGCGTGCTAGAATCCGAAGGCCACAAGGTCGTGAGGTTGCGTGAACCCGGTGGTGCCAAAATTTCCGAACGCATTCGCGAACTCTTGCTCGACCCCGCTTTCAAGGGCATCATGGCAGATGATACCGAACTTTTGCTGTACAATGCCGCCCGCGCCCAGGTGATTCACGAAATCATTAAACCCGCACTCGATGCAGGCAACATCGTCATCGCCGACCGTTTTGCGTGGAGCACGTTTGCTTACCAGGGTTATGCCCGCGGGCTCGGTGCCGATAAAGTCCAGCGTCTCACGGAACTCACGTGCGGAGGCTGCTTCCCGGAACTCACCGTAGTTCTCGACTTGACCGTTGAAGCAAGCCGCAAGCGCATGGCCATTCGTGGTGGCGCCCCTGACCGCCTCGAAAGCGAAAAGGCTGAATTCTTCGAGCGCGTCCGCGAAGGCTACCTCGCTGCAGGTCGCGATTACAGCGATTGCGTGAGCGTCGTCAATGCAGACCGCACTCCCGACGAAGTCCATCAAGATGTCCTTTCACTTATTAAAGCGAAACTGAAATGATCTTTTTCTTCATACTCATTTTCGGCGTGTTTTTCCTGTTCTTTAATGTCAGGATGGTGGCGCCTGGAATCAAGGGAAGCGTCATTGCCGGAATTTCGGTAATCCTCCTCCCCATCTGCTTCTTGTTTAGAACAAGTTATTTTGCATCGCTTGGCATGTCCTTCTTTGCTGTCTGGCTTGCCGAAGCGCTCTTCCTTTATATCCTCTGGTGGATTATCCGTGGTATCCGCCGTGCTGTCGTCAAGAAGCCGCTTGATCGCCGTGTTGAAATTTCTGTGGCGAGACTTTTGCTCTTTGTTTCCGTGCTACTCACGGTTATCTTCCGTATTGCAGGCGCTGGCACAAATGAGAATTTCCATGTTCGCGAGTTCAAGATTGCTGTTCCGACCGAAAAGGAATTTACGGCAGTCTTCTTTAGCGACCTCCACATTGACCCACTTTTCAAGCGTGAAAAGATGGAACGCATCGTTCACGTGAGTGATAGCCTCCACCCGGACTTGGTGCTGTTTGGCGGAGACTTTTCGGACGTTGTGGATTCAACGCTCTCTGCCTGGGAATACGACTTCCTGGTGCAAAAGCTTGCCGCAACCGCGAAGATGGCTGCCATTGCTATTGACGGGAATCACGAAGGATTCCTTGAACGCGAAGGCAGTGACTTTAAAAAGTGGATGCAAAATAACGGTTTCGTCGTGTTGGAAGACTCTACCGTTTGCACGCCTTTTGCCTGTATTACTGGCCGTGTAGACCATAGCGTTGCCAAGATGCGAGCTGTCGAACGCAAGCCGCTTTTTGACTTGCGCCCTACGGCCGAAGAATCTAGACTTCCCTGGCTTCTCCTTGATCACCAGCCGCGTGGCATTGAAGAAGACCACCCTGGCCGCCGTCCCGACTTTGCCATGTCCGGCCACACGCACAATGGCCAGTTTTTCCCGGGAACGATCATTATTGACTGGGTCTGGCGCCTCGCCTATGGTCTTGGCGAACTGGATCAGGTCAAATGGCTCGTTTCCAGTGGTGTTGATTCCTGGGGTCCCCCGGTTCGTATCGGTAGCGATACGGAACTCTTGTTCCTCCGTTTTGTACCTGACCGGCTGTAATGACAGTCTGTGTCAAAA
Coding sequences within it:
- the tmk gene encoding dTMP kinase, coding for MKTAKKFFSLEGIDGSGKSTQIDMLVRVLESEGHKVVRLREPGGAKISERIRELLLDPAFKGIMADDTELLLYNAARAQVIHEIIKPALDAGNIVIADRFAWSTFAYQGYARGLGADKVQRLTELTCGGCFPELTVVLDLTVEASRKRMAIRGGAPDRLESEKAEFFERVREGYLAAGRDYSDCVSVVNADRTPDEVHQDVLSLIKAKLK
- a CDS encoding metallophosphoesterase, whose product is MIFFFILIFGVFFLFFNVRMVAPGIKGSVIAGISVILLPICFLFRTSYFASLGMSFFAVWLAEALFLYILWWIIRGIRRAVVKKPLDRRVEISVARLLLFVSVLLTVIFRIAGAGTNENFHVREFKIAVPTEKEFTAVFFSDLHIDPLFKREKMERIVHVSDSLHPDLVLFGGDFSDVVDSTLSAWEYDFLVQKLAATAKMAAIAIDGNHEGFLEREGSDFKKWMQNNGFVVLEDSTVCTPFACITGRVDHSVAKMRAVERKPLFDLRPTAEESRLPWLLLDHQPRGIEEDHPGRRPDFAMSGHTHNGQFFPGTIIIDWVWRLAYGLGELDQVKWLVSSGVDSWGPPVRIGSDTELLFLRFVPDRL